In Juglans microcarpa x Juglans regia isolate MS1-56 chromosome 4S, Jm3101_v1.0, whole genome shotgun sequence, a single window of DNA contains:
- the LOC121263497 gene encoding YTH domain-containing protein ECT1 isoform X4, with translation MTQQPLMPKDERIVSANPSPDAAIMVQLRDVPEQQGSSEAAGDLSTIHSLNAYVSHEQDISFGGPGSSTGFWDGYSQYINTDGMHVVSPVIYNDNPSVVFHSGYGFNHEMPYGQYSPVATPLSSLMVDGQLYSPQQVPFSPSYYAQATAPSLPHMSSAISISPAELMLPENSSIDTMLFGPGSGYVASFGPFGGGNLSGNLGSSPLASPAAYPQPMGILGSYEHNVGQISQQQRPMHGYGLVSSSFSGFYPHGSSNQSSTFGGASISYPVTNDRNPLTLDKGRRRDRDRGSAGIYNDSQDIFNDRNRGPRASKLKSRSATEQGSSSVISKNVSPTSRIHLDSYNQLDFVTDYENAKFFIIKSFSEDNVHKSVKYNVWASTPHGNKKLNAAYHEAKEMKGNCPVFLLFSVNCSGQFCGVAEMGGPVDFEKDADYWQQDRWSGQFPVLWHIIKDVPNVRFRHILLENNDNKPVTHSRDSQEVKLEEGIEMLKIFKDYNAETSILDDFDFYDERERTFTERKARQACSTADVPDSVADESVKEISDILGQALKLDVSSNEVLATEQGGSSRADATISFSHDAMNI, from the exons ATGACACAGCAG CCACTTATGCCCAAAGATGAAAGGATTGTGTCAGCGAATCCTTCTCCAGATGCAGCCATCATGGTACAATTAAGGGATGTACCTGAACAACAAGGATCTTCAGAAGCAGCTGGAGATTTGAGCACTATCCATTCACTCAATGCTTATGTTTCTCATGAACAAGATATATCATTTGGTG GTCCTGGTAGTAGCACTGGTTTTTGGGATGGATATTCCCAGTATATTAATACAGATGGCATGCATGTTGTATCACCG GTCATCTACAATGATAATCCATCTGTTGTGTTTCATTCTGGTTATGGCTTCAATCATGAAATGCCATATGGACAATATTCTCCTGTTGCTACACCTCTGTCATCTTTAATGGTGGATGGCCAACTGTACTCTCCACAGCAAGTCCCATTTTCTCCCTCTTATTATGCACAAGCAACTGCTCCAAGTTTGCCTCATATGTCTTCAGCTATTTCAATTTCACCAGCTGAGCTGATGTTGCCAGAAAATAGTAGCATTGACACAATGCTTTTTGGGCCTGGATCAGGCTACGTGGCAAGTTTTGGACCATTTGGTGGAGGAAACCTTTCAGGGAATCTTGGTTCTAGTCCTCTTGCATCTCCAGCAGCTTATCCCCAACCAATGGGCATACTTGGATCATATGAGCACAATGTTGGTCAG ATTTCCCAACAACAGAGACCAATGCATGGATATGGCTTGGTATCCAGTTCCTTTAGTGGATTTTACCCACATGGTAGTTCTAATCAGAGCTCTACCTTTGGTGGTGCTTCAATTTCTTATCCAGTCACTAATGATCGAAATCCTCTAACTCTTGacaagggaagaagaagagacagGGACCGAGGCTCAGCTGGCATTTACAATGATTCACAGGATATCTTCAATGACCGTAATCGTGGTCCAAGGGCTTCAAAGCTAAAGAGCAGGAGTGCCACTGAACAGGGCTCCTCGTCTGTCATTAGCAAAAATGTTTCACCTACTTCTAGAATTCATCTTGATTCATACAACCAGCTAGATTTCGTCACAGATTACGAGaatgcaaaattttttataatcaaatcttTCAGTGAGGACAATGTTCATAAAAGTGTCAAATACAATGTTTGGGCCAGCACACCGCATGGAAACAAGAAGCTAAATGCTGCTTATCATGAAGCAAAGGAGATGAAAGGCAACTGTCCAGTATTCCTATTGTTTTCA GTTAATTGTAGTGGACAGTTCTGTGGGGTAGCTGAAATGGGTGGACCTGTAGATTTTGAGAAGGATGCAGATTACTGGCAGCAAGATAGATGGAGCGGGCAGTTTCCAGTTCTGTGGCACATCATCAAAGATGTCCCCAACGTTCGATTCCGACACATTCTACttgaaaataatgataataagcCCGTTACTCACAGCCGAGATTCTCAGGAG GTCAAACTGGAAGAGGGTATTGAGatgttgaaaattttcaagGATTACAATGCAGAGACATCTATCttagatgattttgatttttacgATGAGCGAGAGAGAACCTTTACAGAAAGAAAAGCCAGACAAGCTTGTTCAACGGCAGATGTTCCAGATTCTGTTGCTGATGAGTCCGTTAAGGAAATATCTGATATTTTGGGTCAGGCACTTAAGCTGGACGTGAGTAGTAATGAAGTACTGGCTACCGAACAAGGTGGTAGCTCAAGAGCAGATGCTACAATCTCATTTTCCCATGATGCCATGAACATCTGA
- the LOC121263497 gene encoding YTH domain-containing protein ECT1 isoform X3, whose translation MCATWYLIMRERPVKPDNMTQQPLMPKDERIVSANPSPDAAIMVQLRDVPEQQGSSEAAGDLSTIHSLNAYVSHEQDISFGGPGSSTGFWDGYSQYINTDGMHVVSPVIYNDNPSVVFHSGYGFNHEMPYGQYSPVATPLSSLMVDGQLYSPQQVPFSPSYYAQATAPSLPHMSSAISISPAELMLPENSSIDTMLFGPGSGYVASFGPFGGGNLSGNLGSSPLASPAAYPQPMGILGSYEHNVGQISQQQRPMHGYGLVSSSFSGFYPHGSSNQSSTFGGASISYPVTNDRNPLTLDKGRRRDRDRGSAGIYNDSQDIFNDRNRGPRASKLKSRSATEQGSSSVISKNVSPTSRIHLDSYNQLDFVTDYENAKFFIIKSFSEDNVHKSVKYNVWASTPHGNKKLNAAYHEAKEMKGNCPVFLLFSVNCSGQFCGVAEMGGPVDFEKDADYWQQDRWSGQFPVLWHIIKDVPNVRFRHILLENNDNKPVTHSRDSQEVKLEEGIEMLKIFKDYNAETSILDDFDFYDERERTFTERKARQACSTADVPDSVADESVKEISDILGQALKLDVSSNEVLATEQGGSSRADATISFSHDAMNI comes from the exons ATGTGTGCAACATGGTATTTAATCATGA GAGAGAGGCCTGTTAAGCCAGATAATATGACACAGCAG CCACTTATGCCCAAAGATGAAAGGATTGTGTCAGCGAATCCTTCTCCAGATGCAGCCATCATGGTACAATTAAGGGATGTACCTGAACAACAAGGATCTTCAGAAGCAGCTGGAGATTTGAGCACTATCCATTCACTCAATGCTTATGTTTCTCATGAACAAGATATATCATTTGGTG GTCCTGGTAGTAGCACTGGTTTTTGGGATGGATATTCCCAGTATATTAATACAGATGGCATGCATGTTGTATCACCG GTCATCTACAATGATAATCCATCTGTTGTGTTTCATTCTGGTTATGGCTTCAATCATGAAATGCCATATGGACAATATTCTCCTGTTGCTACACCTCTGTCATCTTTAATGGTGGATGGCCAACTGTACTCTCCACAGCAAGTCCCATTTTCTCCCTCTTATTATGCACAAGCAACTGCTCCAAGTTTGCCTCATATGTCTTCAGCTATTTCAATTTCACCAGCTGAGCTGATGTTGCCAGAAAATAGTAGCATTGACACAATGCTTTTTGGGCCTGGATCAGGCTACGTGGCAAGTTTTGGACCATTTGGTGGAGGAAACCTTTCAGGGAATCTTGGTTCTAGTCCTCTTGCATCTCCAGCAGCTTATCCCCAACCAATGGGCATACTTGGATCATATGAGCACAATGTTGGTCAG ATTTCCCAACAACAGAGACCAATGCATGGATATGGCTTGGTATCCAGTTCCTTTAGTGGATTTTACCCACATGGTAGTTCTAATCAGAGCTCTACCTTTGGTGGTGCTTCAATTTCTTATCCAGTCACTAATGATCGAAATCCTCTAACTCTTGacaagggaagaagaagagacagGGACCGAGGCTCAGCTGGCATTTACAATGATTCACAGGATATCTTCAATGACCGTAATCGTGGTCCAAGGGCTTCAAAGCTAAAGAGCAGGAGTGCCACTGAACAGGGCTCCTCGTCTGTCATTAGCAAAAATGTTTCACCTACTTCTAGAATTCATCTTGATTCATACAACCAGCTAGATTTCGTCACAGATTACGAGaatgcaaaattttttataatcaaatcttTCAGTGAGGACAATGTTCATAAAAGTGTCAAATACAATGTTTGGGCCAGCACACCGCATGGAAACAAGAAGCTAAATGCTGCTTATCATGAAGCAAAGGAGATGAAAGGCAACTGTCCAGTATTCCTATTGTTTTCA GTTAATTGTAGTGGACAGTTCTGTGGGGTAGCTGAAATGGGTGGACCTGTAGATTTTGAGAAGGATGCAGATTACTGGCAGCAAGATAGATGGAGCGGGCAGTTTCCAGTTCTGTGGCACATCATCAAAGATGTCCCCAACGTTCGATTCCGACACATTCTACttgaaaataatgataataagcCCGTTACTCACAGCCGAGATTCTCAGGAG GTCAAACTGGAAGAGGGTATTGAGatgttgaaaattttcaagGATTACAATGCAGAGACATCTATCttagatgattttgatttttacgATGAGCGAGAGAGAACCTTTACAGAAAGAAAAGCCAGACAAGCTTGTTCAACGGCAGATGTTCCAGATTCTGTTGCTGATGAGTCCGTTAAGGAAATATCTGATATTTTGGGTCAGGCACTTAAGCTGGACGTGAGTAGTAATGAAGTACTGGCTACCGAACAAGGTGGTAGCTCAAGAGCAGATGCTACAATCTCATTTTCCCATGATGCCATGAACATCTGA
- the LOC121263497 gene encoding YTH domain-containing protein ECT1 isoform X2: MECTFEHVYVQDEQGERPVKPDNMTQQPLMPKDERIVSANPSPDAAIMVQLRDVPEQQGSSEAAGDLSTIHSLNAYVSHEQDISFGGPGSSTGFWDGYSQYINTDGMHVVSPVIYNDNPSVVFHSGYGFNHEMPYGQYSPVATPLSSLMVDGQLYSPQQVPFSPSYYAQATAPSLPHMSSAISISPAELMLPENSSIDTMLFGPGSGYVASFGPFGGGNLSGNLGSSPLASPAAYPQPMGILGSYEHNVGQISQQQRPMHGYGLVSSSFSGFYPHGSSNQSSTFGGASISYPVTNDRNPLTLDKGRRRDRDRGSAGIYNDSQDIFNDRNRGPRASKLKSRSATEQGSSSVISKNVSPTSRIHLDSYNQLDFVTDYENAKFFIIKSFSEDNVHKSVKYNVWASTPHGNKKLNAAYHEAKEMKGNCPVFLLFSVNCSGQFCGVAEMGGPVDFEKDADYWQQDRWSGQFPVLWHIIKDVPNVRFRHILLENNDNKPVTHSRDSQEVKLEEGIEMLKIFKDYNAETSILDDFDFYDERERTFTERKARQACSTADVPDSVADESVKEISDILGQALKLDVSSNEVLATEQGGSSRADATISFSHDAMNI, from the exons ATGGAATGTACGTTTGAGCACGTGTATGTGCAAGACGAGCAAG GAGAGAGGCCTGTTAAGCCAGATAATATGACACAGCAG CCACTTATGCCCAAAGATGAAAGGATTGTGTCAGCGAATCCTTCTCCAGATGCAGCCATCATGGTACAATTAAGGGATGTACCTGAACAACAAGGATCTTCAGAAGCAGCTGGAGATTTGAGCACTATCCATTCACTCAATGCTTATGTTTCTCATGAACAAGATATATCATTTGGTG GTCCTGGTAGTAGCACTGGTTTTTGGGATGGATATTCCCAGTATATTAATACAGATGGCATGCATGTTGTATCACCG GTCATCTACAATGATAATCCATCTGTTGTGTTTCATTCTGGTTATGGCTTCAATCATGAAATGCCATATGGACAATATTCTCCTGTTGCTACACCTCTGTCATCTTTAATGGTGGATGGCCAACTGTACTCTCCACAGCAAGTCCCATTTTCTCCCTCTTATTATGCACAAGCAACTGCTCCAAGTTTGCCTCATATGTCTTCAGCTATTTCAATTTCACCAGCTGAGCTGATGTTGCCAGAAAATAGTAGCATTGACACAATGCTTTTTGGGCCTGGATCAGGCTACGTGGCAAGTTTTGGACCATTTGGTGGAGGAAACCTTTCAGGGAATCTTGGTTCTAGTCCTCTTGCATCTCCAGCAGCTTATCCCCAACCAATGGGCATACTTGGATCATATGAGCACAATGTTGGTCAG ATTTCCCAACAACAGAGACCAATGCATGGATATGGCTTGGTATCCAGTTCCTTTAGTGGATTTTACCCACATGGTAGTTCTAATCAGAGCTCTACCTTTGGTGGTGCTTCAATTTCTTATCCAGTCACTAATGATCGAAATCCTCTAACTCTTGacaagggaagaagaagagacagGGACCGAGGCTCAGCTGGCATTTACAATGATTCACAGGATATCTTCAATGACCGTAATCGTGGTCCAAGGGCTTCAAAGCTAAAGAGCAGGAGTGCCACTGAACAGGGCTCCTCGTCTGTCATTAGCAAAAATGTTTCACCTACTTCTAGAATTCATCTTGATTCATACAACCAGCTAGATTTCGTCACAGATTACGAGaatgcaaaattttttataatcaaatcttTCAGTGAGGACAATGTTCATAAAAGTGTCAAATACAATGTTTGGGCCAGCACACCGCATGGAAACAAGAAGCTAAATGCTGCTTATCATGAAGCAAAGGAGATGAAAGGCAACTGTCCAGTATTCCTATTGTTTTCA GTTAATTGTAGTGGACAGTTCTGTGGGGTAGCTGAAATGGGTGGACCTGTAGATTTTGAGAAGGATGCAGATTACTGGCAGCAAGATAGATGGAGCGGGCAGTTTCCAGTTCTGTGGCACATCATCAAAGATGTCCCCAACGTTCGATTCCGACACATTCTACttgaaaataatgataataagcCCGTTACTCACAGCCGAGATTCTCAGGAG GTCAAACTGGAAGAGGGTATTGAGatgttgaaaattttcaagGATTACAATGCAGAGACATCTATCttagatgattttgatttttacgATGAGCGAGAGAGAACCTTTACAGAAAGAAAAGCCAGACAAGCTTGTTCAACGGCAGATGTTCCAGATTCTGTTGCTGATGAGTCCGTTAAGGAAATATCTGATATTTTGGGTCAGGCACTTAAGCTGGACGTGAGTAGTAATGAAGTACTGGCTACCGAACAAGGTGGTAGCTCAAGAGCAGATGCTACAATCTCATTTTCCCATGATGCCATGAACATCTGA
- the LOC121263497 gene encoding YTH domain-containing protein ECT1 isoform X1, translated as MDAALQERDRVVSTGERPVKPDNMTQQPLMPKDERIVSANPSPDAAIMVQLRDVPEQQGSSEAAGDLSTIHSLNAYVSHEQDISFGGPGSSTGFWDGYSQYINTDGMHVVSPVIYNDNPSVVFHSGYGFNHEMPYGQYSPVATPLSSLMVDGQLYSPQQVPFSPSYYAQATAPSLPHMSSAISISPAELMLPENSSIDTMLFGPGSGYVASFGPFGGGNLSGNLGSSPLASPAAYPQPMGILGSYEHNVGQISQQQRPMHGYGLVSSSFSGFYPHGSSNQSSTFGGASISYPVTNDRNPLTLDKGRRRDRDRGSAGIYNDSQDIFNDRNRGPRASKLKSRSATEQGSSSVISKNVSPTSRIHLDSYNQLDFVTDYENAKFFIIKSFSEDNVHKSVKYNVWASTPHGNKKLNAAYHEAKEMKGNCPVFLLFSVNCSGQFCGVAEMGGPVDFEKDADYWQQDRWSGQFPVLWHIIKDVPNVRFRHILLENNDNKPVTHSRDSQEVKLEEGIEMLKIFKDYNAETSILDDFDFYDERERTFTERKARQACSTADVPDSVADESVKEISDILGQALKLDVSSNEVLATEQGGSSRADATISFSHDAMNI; from the exons ATGGACGCCGCTCTGCAAGAACGGGACCGAGTCGTCTCCACCG GAGAGAGGCCTGTTAAGCCAGATAATATGACACAGCAG CCACTTATGCCCAAAGATGAAAGGATTGTGTCAGCGAATCCTTCTCCAGATGCAGCCATCATGGTACAATTAAGGGATGTACCTGAACAACAAGGATCTTCAGAAGCAGCTGGAGATTTGAGCACTATCCATTCACTCAATGCTTATGTTTCTCATGAACAAGATATATCATTTGGTG GTCCTGGTAGTAGCACTGGTTTTTGGGATGGATATTCCCAGTATATTAATACAGATGGCATGCATGTTGTATCACCG GTCATCTACAATGATAATCCATCTGTTGTGTTTCATTCTGGTTATGGCTTCAATCATGAAATGCCATATGGACAATATTCTCCTGTTGCTACACCTCTGTCATCTTTAATGGTGGATGGCCAACTGTACTCTCCACAGCAAGTCCCATTTTCTCCCTCTTATTATGCACAAGCAACTGCTCCAAGTTTGCCTCATATGTCTTCAGCTATTTCAATTTCACCAGCTGAGCTGATGTTGCCAGAAAATAGTAGCATTGACACAATGCTTTTTGGGCCTGGATCAGGCTACGTGGCAAGTTTTGGACCATTTGGTGGAGGAAACCTTTCAGGGAATCTTGGTTCTAGTCCTCTTGCATCTCCAGCAGCTTATCCCCAACCAATGGGCATACTTGGATCATATGAGCACAATGTTGGTCAG ATTTCCCAACAACAGAGACCAATGCATGGATATGGCTTGGTATCCAGTTCCTTTAGTGGATTTTACCCACATGGTAGTTCTAATCAGAGCTCTACCTTTGGTGGTGCTTCAATTTCTTATCCAGTCACTAATGATCGAAATCCTCTAACTCTTGacaagggaagaagaagagacagGGACCGAGGCTCAGCTGGCATTTACAATGATTCACAGGATATCTTCAATGACCGTAATCGTGGTCCAAGGGCTTCAAAGCTAAAGAGCAGGAGTGCCACTGAACAGGGCTCCTCGTCTGTCATTAGCAAAAATGTTTCACCTACTTCTAGAATTCATCTTGATTCATACAACCAGCTAGATTTCGTCACAGATTACGAGaatgcaaaattttttataatcaaatcttTCAGTGAGGACAATGTTCATAAAAGTGTCAAATACAATGTTTGGGCCAGCACACCGCATGGAAACAAGAAGCTAAATGCTGCTTATCATGAAGCAAAGGAGATGAAAGGCAACTGTCCAGTATTCCTATTGTTTTCA GTTAATTGTAGTGGACAGTTCTGTGGGGTAGCTGAAATGGGTGGACCTGTAGATTTTGAGAAGGATGCAGATTACTGGCAGCAAGATAGATGGAGCGGGCAGTTTCCAGTTCTGTGGCACATCATCAAAGATGTCCCCAACGTTCGATTCCGACACATTCTACttgaaaataatgataataagcCCGTTACTCACAGCCGAGATTCTCAGGAG GTCAAACTGGAAGAGGGTATTGAGatgttgaaaattttcaagGATTACAATGCAGAGACATCTATCttagatgattttgatttttacgATGAGCGAGAGAGAACCTTTACAGAAAGAAAAGCCAGACAAGCTTGTTCAACGGCAGATGTTCCAGATTCTGTTGCTGATGAGTCCGTTAAGGAAATATCTGATATTTTGGGTCAGGCACTTAAGCTGGACGTGAGTAGTAATGAAGTACTGGCTACCGAACAAGGTGGTAGCTCAAGAGCAGATGCTACAATCTCATTTTCCCATGATGCCATGAACATCTGA